The Brachypodium distachyon strain Bd21 chromosome 4, Brachypodium_distachyon_v3.0, whole genome shotgun sequence nucleotide sequence AAATTAGCAACTATAGTTTTTATGACGTTAGAAAATTATCGTTTTATTATAATAAAATTTAAGAAATCATGCATGACCATATGTTTGTATGGTCTTCTTTGACCACAACAATATTCCAGGTAAAACTACATgtacaaataagaaaaaaaaataatatgacAGCAAATATTGAGAGAACTATTTCTCATGCATTCAATTATGATTGTGATGCTACTGgttttttaattaaatataagacaaagcaaaacaacaataagccaaaagaaaaacaacaacaataatgaCCTCACTGTTAATAATCTTAAAAAGAAGAATCAATAAATAAGTAAGTGTCATCGTCGTCGCGATTCGTAATCCTATGCAGGTGGAGTGTGGAATTATCCCTTACTCGACACTCATTGATACCGGAATATGCTTCTCTCCGGCGGCCCCAAGAATTCACAATGAACCCTCCCTAATTGCCTAATTGGCCTCCCAATTCACAAATCCAAATGAGTTGTATTAAACCTCCTCGAACTCTTTTGTTATTGCTTGGATCGGACGCTAACCTTTTTAGCCCTTGATTTTTTTCACAGCTTTTAGAGCTTGGTTTCTCATTTCTTAGGTTCAAATTATCCACAAGTATTGATTTCTTTAGACGTTGGTTTCGCCGAGTCGGTGGCAAAAATCGATGAAAATAGacaaaatcaacaaacaaaagGCGAATGATGTTGTTTTCGAAGTCTGATGAATTTCGAGACCAACACGGCCAGGGGTCTCCTCTTCCATCTctccttcttttccttcctGAGCCGAACCCCCTCGATCTCGCGGCCGAGCGACCCAGCCCCCCTGgcttgtcttcctcctccggcgagccTCGCCATCCCTCCCTCCATCTCGCCGCCGAGCGCCCGCCCAGCCCCCTCgtgcgagcgccgccaccgccggtcgGTCTCCCcatcgattctctcgctcctgaccgtttctcctccgaCCACCCCACGAACCGATCGatcccgccctttagctccccgtccCATCTCCTCAATCTTCCACCCCCAATTCGTGACGGAGGCGAAAAATTAAGATAGGGCGgcgccgccctaccttgccctactggccGGGTCCGTCCTCCCCCCGCCCGTGGCAGCATCCCATGCCTTGATGATCCGCGCGGCGCAGAGGCTTGCAACCGTGCGGGCGAAATGTACGCCGTGGGGAAGGTGCTGTACACCGTCGCCGGCCCGTTCCACCCgttcggcggcgccgtcgacaTAGTCGTCGTGCAGCAGCAGGACGGCAGCTTCAAGAGCTCGCCGTGGTACGTGCGGTTCGGCAAGTTCCAGGGGGTTCTCAAGACGAGGGAGAAGGTGGTCAACATCGCCGTCAATGGCGTCGAGGCCGGGTTCCACATGTTCCTGGATAGCAACGGTGAGGCCCACTTCCTCAGGGACGCGGACTCGAACGTCGAGCAAGGGGACTTTGTTGTGTCCCCTTTGTCTTCAGGGGATGAACGGGAGGTGCAGCCGATGCAGGATGCCCAGTTCAGGAAGTCGAAGAGCACTTGTGATGTCTCGACCATGGAAGCCAATGCTGGGGATGGGAAGGTGCCTGAGAAGACAATATCAAGGAGGGGCACCATACTTGAGCGGATGTTTGGACGGAAATCGATTACGGACAATGACCATGCCGTGGACAGGGTGGGCTCTTTGGAGCGTGCAGAGATTGCTGCTGAACTCCTTGATACAAAGTGGTCGACAAATCTCCCGCGTGGTTCAGAAGCTCATAAGTCTGCTCATCAACCTTCTAGTAGTCATCTGATGAATGCTGGCAATGGTAATCCAGTGGAAACCTCTAAAACGTCATTGCCAGACTGTAGCTTTGACAAAGGCAAAGTGAATTGCGACAATGTGGACAGCACTGCTGGTAGTCCACATGGTGGAAGGAGTTCAGGAGAGGAAAGCAAGCACTGTGTACAAACCACTAGTGTCAAGGTGGAGGAGGTTGCAATTTACGCGCAAAAGACTGGTGATTTGACTGATGGGATCATCTCAACCATAGACTGCCCGACATCAGAATCTATGTCAAAAGATCTGGAGACAGATAAAAGTATCAGTGAGTCTTTTAGTACTCAAGGTGAGTTGCAAGGTAATTTTGAACATGTCTCGGTAAGGGAAATACATACGAAGGAGACTCTTTCCCATGGCATTTTTGAAATCCATGCTATTGAGATGGACGTCACCGATGGTAAGAGTGAGGTGGTTTCACAGTTTGTCACTGTTGATTCCTATGGAGTTGACCAAAATTTTGCTCAAACAAAATCACCAACTTATAACACCAAATATTTATCAAGTGAAAGGCATGATGGTCCATTGATTGCCTCTGGCCAAGATGCTTGCCAAGAGAAAGCGGTCATTATCAATAGCACTGAGACTGTGGAGAGCTCATATGATGTGTCCAATATTTTGGTTGACAGAGATTGTGATGCTGAAGGTATCTCATTGGCTGATGGTCTACAAGTTGAAGAGCCTTCCAGAGTCTCTAGTGAAAACATAGACCAGGTAGATGCTGAGGAAAGACCACAGTTATATCTTGGTGGTTCCAACAAAGGCATACATAACTTGGATGTTCGAGAAGTTTCTGTTGTTGAGGTTGAGGATTCTAGTTCTCGAATCTCCCAAGGTAATCTTCCAGATAAGGATATTTCTGTCAACACTCTTGTCGATGATCATGTAATGTGCTCAGCCCATGGTCCAGACATTGATATTTCTGTGGACACTGTTGCAAATGATCACAGTATCAACTCAGACCATGGATTTCCTGGTGCTTCTTCCAGTGAAAATGATGTGGATGATGTAGCAAAGAATTCCACTGTGGAAACTAAAACATGCAATGGGGAAtatcatgtttcttttattcaGACATCAAGGATGGAAAATGTGAGCAGCATTTGCTTTGCTCAAACAGCTAGTTTTCCTAATAAAGTAGAAGGTAGCGTTTCCAGTTTGTGTGAAGCTGAAACCGAGAACACGAAACTTGAATATGATGAGAACATATCTAGTTCTGCAACTGAAGTTGAAATTGGGTTTGTACCTGAGGAGCCAAGGGACGAAGCTGAAGCAGGAATGTCATTATCTGAGTTTGTAGAAGAAACAACTGATTGTCCTAATAAATTAGAAGATGAAGTATCCCCGATCATTTCTGATTTTTCCACTTTGAGCGAAGCTGAAGCCAAAAACACCAAACTTGTATACTATGAGAACATGTCTAGTTCTGCAGGTGAAGTTGAAATTGGGCTTTTGCCTGAGGAGCCAAAGGAGGAAGCTGAAGTGGTCATGTTATTTTCTGAGTATGTAGAAGAAACAACTGATTGTCCTAATAGATTAGAAGACGAAGTTTCCCCAATTATTTCTGATTTGTCCAGATCGAGCAAAGTGGAAGCCAAAAACACGAAACTTGAATATGATGAGAACATATCTAGTTCTGCAACTGAAGTTGAAATTGGGCTTGTAACTGAGGAGCCAAGggaagaagctgaagcagtAATGTCATTATCTGAGTATGTAGAAGAAACAACTGATTTTCCTAATAGATTAAAAGATGAAGTATCCCCAATTATTTCTGATTTTTCCAAATTGAGCAAAGTTGAAGCCGAAAACACCAAACTTGAATATGATGAGAACATATCTAGTTCTGCAACTGAAGTTGAAATTGGACTTGTGCCTGAGGAGCCAAGGGACAAAGCTGAAGCAGGAATGCCCTTATCTGAGTTTGTAGAAGAAACAGCTGGTTGTCCTTATATATTAGAAGATGAAGTATCCCCAATTATTTCTGATTTTTTCGGATTGAGCAAAGTTGAAGCCGAAAACACCAAACTTGAATATGATGAGAACTTATCTAGTTCTGCAACTGAAGTTGAAATTGGGCTTGTGACTGAGGAGCCAATGGACAAAGCTGAAGCAGGAATGTCATTACCTGAGTTTGTAGAAGAAACTGCTGGTTGTCCTAATATATTAGAAGATGAAGTTTCCCCAATTATTTCTGATTTTTCCAGTTTGAGCAAACATGAAGCAGAAAACACCAAACTTGAAGCCGAAAACACCAAACTTGAATATGATGAGAACATATCTAGTTCTGCAGGTGAAGTTGAAGTTGGGCTTGTGCCTGAGGAGCCAAGGGACGAAGCTGAAGCAGTAATGTCACTGTCTAAGTATGTAGAAGAAACAACTGATCTTCCTAATAGATTAGAAGATGAAGTTTCTCCAATTATTTCTGATTTTTCCAGATTGAGCAAACTTGAAGCTGAAGACACCAAACTTGAATTTGATGTAACTGAAGTTGAAACTGGGCTTGTTTCTGAGGAGACTAGGGACGAAGCTGAAGCAGTAATGTCGTCATGTGagtttgtagaaaaaacaGCTGACTGTCCTAATAGATTAGAAGATGAAGTTTCCCTGATCATTTCCGATATTTCCAGTTTGAGCAAAGTCGAAGTTGAAAACACCAAACTTGAATTTGCGAACATATCAAGTTCGGCAAGTGAAGTTGAAATTGGACTTCTGCCTGAGGAGCCAAGGGACGGAGCAGAAGCAGTAATGTCATTATCTGagtttgtagaaaaaacaACTGATTGTCCTAATAGATTAGAATATGAAGTTTCACCAATTATTTCTGATTTTTCCAGTTTGAGCAAAGTTGAAACAAAAAACACCACAATGGAAAATGGTGAGAACAGACCTGTGACTGAGGAAATAAGGGACGAAGCAGAAGCAGTTGTGTCATCCAGCGAGTTTATAGACGAAATCCAGTTTCAATTTAGTGACACTTTAAGTTTTGCTGATAAAAAGACTCTGGATGATCTGATAGGTAATAAAGCAGCAGGTGCAGGCGTACATGATGAATCTGCAAGTGACGCAGATGAACAGGGAGGAGATGAAATTGATCCTCAAAATAAACCGGAAGACCTTTCTGATTTGTCAAGGCCTGAGACTACTCTTATTTCTATTCCTGGAAGCGAGTTGCATCTAGCTGATAATAATATAGAGGCTAAATCTTTACCAAATCTCTGCTCTCACTTACATGATCTTGAAAGATCTGATAGTTTTCAAGTAAGTCGCTCGCTGTCAAATAGCGAGAATAATGGCGTTGACCCAGTCAAGAGTAATAATTCTGGCCTTACAGAGCAGGAATCAGAAGGAACTGGtgattcaaaagaaaatagtgCCCCTCCTGGGCTTATCAACAATCCAGTGTGTGATGATAAGCACTCTGATGACCTGAAAGTTGATACATTCAACCCTTTTGTAGGTGAGtttatcttctatatctaagtagaagcaacccactacttgatttctctaaacatgcaagcatgccacatcatcacataattaatttgttcacacccaTATAGTGGAAAACTTAtacttttgcacatgcatgcatgttacttccatCAAGTTATTCCCACTAAGTGAAaaatgtacaattttattatatgtttcaattttgaatactctttatgttaactaaaagtttccgcaacaacgtgcggggcatcatctagttttaCTAATGCGAGCTAACTTTTTTTACGCCAGTAGGCTTTGATGACATTGATCCTGCAGTTTAAATGTGATGCTTATTTTCTAAATCTTAGTAATAATTCAGTTTTGTGGTCTGTGTAGTGAATTTTGTAGATATACTCATATACATCAAATTCAGCGGGCTTGTTACCTAGTTTCATTTCTACTTTTGTTGATTCCCTGTAGTGTTGTCTTCGTCAATGTATACATAGTGTAGTACTGAAGCAAATTGACAACGATAATAATCTCTAGCTGTGTCATTTTTGTAGAATTATCCCTATGCAGGCA carries:
- the LOC100826369 gene encoding uncharacterized protein LOC100826369 isoform X2, whose product is MYAVGKVLYTVAGPFHPFGGAVDIVVVQQQDGSFKSSPWYVRFGKFQGVLKTREKVVNIAVNGVEAGFHMFLDSNGEAHFLRDADSNVEQGDFVVSPLSSGDEREVQPMQDAQFRKSKSTCDVSTMEANAGDGKVPEKTISRRGTILERMFGRKSITDNDHAVDRVGSLERAEIAAELLDTKWSTNLPRGSEAHKSAHQPSSSHLMNAGNGNPVETSKTSLPDCSFDKGKVNCDNVDSTAGSPHGGRSSGEESKHCVQTTSVKVEEVAIYAQKTGDLTDGIISTIDCPTSESMSKDLETDKSISESFSTQGELQGNFEHVSVREIHTKETLSHGIFEIHAIEMDVTDGKSEVVSQFVTVDSYGVDQNFAQTKSPTYNTKYLSSERHDGPLIASGQDACQEKAVIINSTETVESSYDVSNILVDRDCDAEGISLADGLQVEEPSRVSSENIDQVDAEERPQLYLGGSNKGIHNLDVREVSVVEVEDSSSRISQGNLPDKDISVNTLVDDHVMCSAHGPDIDISVDTVANDHSINSDHGFPGASSSENDVDDVAKNSTVETKTCNGEYHVSFIQTSRMENVSSICFAQTASFPNKVEGSVSSLCEAETENTKLEYDENISSSATEVEIGFVPEEPRDEAEAGMSLSEFVEETTDCPNKLEDEVSPIISDFSTLSEAEAKNTKLVYYENMSSSAGEVEIGLLPEEPKEEAEVVMLFSEYVEETTDCPNRLEDEVSPIISDLSRSSKVEAKNTKLEYDENISSSATEVEIGLVTEEPREEAEAVMSLSEYVEETTDFPNRLKDEVSPIISDFSKLSKVEAENTKLEYDENISSSATEVEIGLVPEEPRDKAEAGMPLSEFVEETAGCPYILEDEVSPIISDFFGLSKVEAENTKLEYDENLSSSATEVEIGLVTEEPMDKAEAGMSLPEFVEETAGCPNILEDEVSPIISDFSSLSKHEAENTKLEAENTKLEYDENISSSAGEVEVGLVPEEPRDEAEAVMSLSKYVEETTDLPNRLEDEVSPIISDFSRLSKLEAEDTKLEFDVTEVETGLVSEETRDEAEAVMSSCEFVEKTADCPNRLEDEVSLIISDISSLSKVEVENTKLEFANISSSASEVEIGLLPEEPRDGAEAVMSLSEFVEKTTDCPNRLEYEVSPIISDFSSLSKVETKNTTMENGENRPVTEEIRDEAEAVVSSSEFIDEIQFQFSDTLSFADKKTLDDLIGNKAAGAGVHDESASDADEQGGDEIDPQNKPEDLSDLSRPETTLISIPGSELHLADNNIEAKSLPNLCSHLHDLERSDSFQVSRSLSNSENNGVDPVKSNNSGLTEQESEGTGDSKENSAPPGLINNPVCDDKHSDDLKVDTFNPFVELSLCRHLLSEGMGADAACKAFDAGKITLEKFRAMKQSLIRNDKLVVRIAGRYFPWDVAAPVVLGMVSFSQEQVFEHQGMIKVERVEPSTTQSGWKIWPFSFRRTRTMNTIQPVSESTVQSSVSVAVKESDGERNEPITKMMERKVRSLTPTSQELASLNLREGRNVVTFTFSTSMLGVQQVDALIYLWKWNTHIVISDVDGTITKSDVLGQFMPMVGVDWSQNGVAHLFSAIKENGYQLLFLSARSISQAHLTRQFLFNLKQDGKALPDGPVVISPDGLFPSLYREVIRRAPHEFKISCLGRYR
- the LOC100826369 gene encoding uncharacterized protein LOC100826369 isoform X1 encodes the protein MYAVGKVLYTVAGPFHPFGGAVDIVVVQQQDGSFKSSPWYVRFGKFQGVLKTREKVVNIAVNGVEAGFHMFLDSNGEAHFLRDADSNVEQGDFVVSPLSSGDEREVQPMQDAQFRKSKSTCDVSTMEANAGDGKVPEKTISRRGTILERMFGRKSITDNDHAVDRVGSLERAEIAAELLDTKWSTNLPRGSEAHKSAHQPSSSHLMNAGNGNPVETSKTSLPDCSFDKGKVNCDNVDSTAGSPHGGRSSGEESKHCVQTTSVKVEEVAIYAQKTGDLTDGIISTIDCPTSESMSKDLETDKSISESFSTQGELQGNFEHVSVREIHTKETLSHGIFEIHAIEMDVTDGKSEVVSQFVTVDSYGVDQNFAQTKSPTYNTKYLSSERHDGPLIASGQDACQEKAVIINSTETVESSYDVSNILVDRDCDAEGISLADGLQVEEPSRVSSENIDQVDAEERPQLYLGGSNKGIHNLDVREVSVVEVEDSSSRISQGNLPDKDISVNTLVDDHVMCSAHGPDIDISVDTVANDHSINSDHGFPGASSSENDVDDVAKNSTVETKTCNGEYHVSFIQTSRMENVSSICFAQTASFPNKVEGSVSSLCEAETENTKLEYDENISSSATEVEIGFVPEEPRDEAEAGMSLSEFVEETTDCPNKLEDEVSPIISDFSTLSEAEAKNTKLVYYENMSSSAGEVEIGLLPEEPKEEAEVVMLFSEYVEETTDCPNRLEDEVSPIISDLSRSSKVEAKNTKLEYDENISSSATEVEIGLVTEEPREEAEAVMSLSEYVEETTDFPNRLKDEVSPIISDFSKLSKVEAENTKLEYDENISSSATEVEIGLVPEEPRDKAEAGMPLSEFVEETAGCPYILEDEVSPIISDFFGLSKVEAENTKLEYDENLSSSATEVEIGLVTEEPMDKAEAGMSLPEFVEETAGCPNILEDEVSPIISDFSSLSKHEAENTKLEAENTKLEYDENISSSAGEVEVGLVPEEPRDEAEAVMSLSKYVEETTDLPNRLEDEVSPIISDFSRLSKLEAEDTKLEFDVTEVETGLVSEETRDEAEAVMSSCEFVEKTADCPNRLEDEVSLIISDISSLSKVEVENTKLEFANISSSASEVEIGLLPEEPRDGAEAVMSLSEFVEKTTDCPNRLEYEVSPIISDFSSLSKVETKNTTMENGENRPVTEEIRDEAEAVVSSSEFIDEIQFQFSDTLSFADKKTLDDLIGNKAAGAGVHDESASDADEQGGDEIDPQNKPEDLSDLSRPETTLISIPGSELHLADNNIEAKSLPNLCSHLHDLERSDSFQVSRSLSNSENNGVDPVKSNNSGLTEQESEGTGDSKENSAPPGLINNPVCDDKHSDDLKVDTFNPFVELSLCRHLLSEGMGADAACKAFDAGKITLEKFRAMKQSLIRNDKLVVRIAGRYFPWDVAAPVVLGMVSFSQEQVFEHQGMIKVERVEPSTTQSGWKIWPFSFRRTRTMNTIQPVSESTVQSSVSVAVKESDGERNEPITKMMERKVRSLTPTSQELASLNLREGRNVVTFTFSTSMLGVQQVDALIYLWKWNTHIVISDVDGTITKSDVLGQFMPMVGVDWSQNGVAHLFSAIKENGYQLLFLSARSISQAHLTRQFLFNLKQDGKALPDGPVVISPDGLFPSLYREVIRRAPHEFKISCLGAIKALFPPDSHPFYAGFGNRDTDELSYLKVGIPIGKIFIINPKGEVAVNRRVDTKSYTSLHALVNRMFPPISSTSEQEDYNTWNFWKMPVPDI